In Vibrio alfacsensis, the genomic stretch CTCCGTCTTGCGTTGGCATCTGAAGAAAGCCATATCTATGACCCAAGAACGGTCGAGAGTACGCTTAAGTCAACCGCAGACGGCTATGCCCTTAATGGTAAAAAAGTACTCGTTGCGGATGGCGTAGGTGCAGATGGGTATCTTGTTGTCGCCAAATTGAATAGTCAACTTCGTCTTGTTTATGTGTCGGCCAGCAGCGCTGGTGTGTCTGTTGACGCCACCAAGTTAGTGGATGCACGAAATATGGCAAAAGTAACGTTTGATGATGTCGTTATTGGAGAGGATGCCGTACTAGGTAATGCGCAGCAGACTTTCTCAGCACTAGAACTGTCACAAGATTTGGCGAATGCATGTTTATCTGCTGAAATCTTTGGTGCAAGTGAAGCGCTGTTTAATATGACGTTAGAGTATTTAAGAACACGCAAGCAGTTTGATCAATTCATCGGAAGTTTTCAAGCTCTTCAACATCGTGCCGCTGAGTGTTTTGTTGAGATTGAACTCGCGAAAAGTACCTTGATGAACGCGCTTGCCGCCATTGATGGGGCTGTGGATGAGAAATCCAGAACGAAAGCGGTGAGTTTAGCAAAGTGGAAAGTCAATCAAATGGCTGATCTGGTCACTAAAGAGGCCATTCAAATGCACGGTGGAATAGGCGTGACGGATGAACTGGATGTTGGCTTGTACCTTAAGCGAATCCGTGTCGCACAAATGCACTTAGGTGATGCTGATTATCATCAGATGCGATATCAATCATGCTTAGATGATTAATGGTCTGTTTTTAACTTCATGAATCCTATCGATGGCCCTTGCTTAGCGAGGGCTTTGTCATATTTACCTTGCATTATGTTATTCATGTTATGGAAACCAAACAGTGTCCATTTTTTTTACACATGATTGCAAGAATTTTAATGCCACGCAGCTAATGTATTGTTTTAAATGAGTTTGTTTTTTTGGCTTAAACCTTGCTCTAAGTTGTTAAAACCATAAGAGTAAGGATATATTATGAACGTGAAATCATTGCTTCTCTTTTGCCTTTGCTGTTTTACTGCCGGCACGGCTCACGCGACCATCGTCTATGATACGTGGACTTCTAATGATGGGAGTTCAGGTAGCTATATTTTACCGTTAATCATGATCAAACTAATAATCTTTTCAATTATGAATTTACCGTTGATCCTTGGGATGCGGAAGGATTAGGTTTGTTTATTGATTTTGGCGATCAGACGATGCCTGGAAGCACTGCTAGCGACATTGGTTTAACTAATGTTTCCCCATCTGGACAAGTAACATTGTGGGATGTCGATACTGTTTCAAATGATTGTGGTGGGGGGTGTAATCTCAATGGCTTAAATCCGAGTTTAGAAGCTCCAGACGGAGAATGGGAACTTGTGTTTAGTCTAGGCAGCCAAGGGTTCAATAATATTCAAACCTTTACATGGACCACGGATGATTTTTCACTTGGTCTGGATGATTTTGGACTTGTCGGGGTAAGGGCACAACAACAATGTTCTGGTTCGAATACTCTCGAAAATGGGAACAGTGATTGTGGTGGGAGTGACAAATCTTATGGTAGCGCTGGCGGCGTTACACCGAGAAATATTATTCCAGAACCGACATCGCTGTTTGTATTTGGCCTTGGTTTAATTATGGTCAGTACGCTTGGTCGTAGACGCCAACACTAATTTGTTAATTAAAATGGAAAAAAGACAGGGATCAAGGTGAGTACCAAGATCGAGTACACAATCGAGATTGGTACACCCATGCGAATGTAATCGGATAACTTGTAGTTGCCTACGCTATAGACAAGTAAGTTGGTTTGATAGCCATATGGAGAAATAAAGCTAGCGCTTGCGCCAAATAGGACGGCCATGATGAAAGGCATAGGGTCTACCCCATAACCCATGGCCATGCTGTAAGCGATGGGAAAACTGAGTGCGGCGGCCGCATTATTGGTGACTAATTCAGTCAATATTAGTGTCATCAAATAGGTAGCAACCAAAGCACCAAATACACCTGAACCATTGAATGTATTGATGAAGAGAGAGCCCATTTGCTCTGAAAGCCCCGACGTTATCATCCATTGGGCGATGGAAAGTGCTGACCCTACAATCATGACGATATCCGTTGGGAAACGTCGTTTTAGATCTGCGATGTGAATAATATCAAAGGCGATCAATGCGATGAGATAGAGTGCGAGTCCTTTGATTATTGGCACAATACCGAGCAAGGTTAATGCGATAACAGTAGCAAAACCTAGGAGAACTCCGGTTGATGTTTTGGCGTCCAAGCGCGTGCCGGCATCGAGATCACTCACCATCATGAATTCTTTTCTATGGGCTTTTCGCTCAGACTCAAAGCGTTTACCAGGTAGTAATATTAACGTATCTCCTGGCTCTAGAGTGATATTACCAAGTCCTCCGTCTAAGCGCTCATGACCACGTCGAATCGCTACCACGGCAGCGTCAAATCGGTCTCGAAATCTGCTTTCTTTTAGCGTTTGTTGGCATATAGAGGCTGACGAGCTAACGAAAACCTCGATAAAGTTTTGGCCGTTGACGCTTTGGTTGCCAAAGAGTGTTAAACCTGGAATATCTTGTAACGTGGCGACACTGTCCACTTCGCCACAAAAGAGTAATCGGTCATTTGCCTGCAGCACAAAATCAGGGCCAATCGATGGCATACTGACGCCATTACGCACGACTTCGGCCAAAAAGAGCTTTCGCAGTGCGCGTAGTTTATTTTCGCTGATTGTGCGTCCGACTAAATTGGAATTTGGTTCAACTCGAGCTTCTAAAAAGTAGGGCAGTTCACCATGACCCTGATCATCATAATTAGGGAGTAAGTAACTAAGAGGGATCAACACTAATACTCCACCAACGAGAATACAAAGGCCAATGAGTGTCGGAGTGAAAAACGTTAGGCTAGGCAATCCAGCATCTTCTACAAAGCTGTTGATGATTAAATTCGTTGATGTTCCGATGAGTGTCAGCGTTCCTCCAAAAATGGCCGCGTAAGAGAGAGGAATAAGAAGTTTTGACGGGGCGTGCTGTTGATTGCGTTTTATTGCACCGAGCATAGAAACCACGACAGCGGTGTTGTTGGTGAATGAAGAAAGTAGCGCTGTCGAAATGCTCATCTTTGCAATGACATGGCCAAGACGTCCCTCAGAGATGTTGCGACTGACCCAACTGATTAACAGCGTTTTCTCAAGCGCACAAGACACAAGAATGAGCATTACCAAGGTTAATAATGACGGGTTGGTAAAGTTGTTAGCAATCGTTTTTAGCTCAACCATCCCTGTCATAAATGCAATAAAAGCGGCACCCGCAAAGATATAACTTGGCTTTATTTTTGTTACAAGCAGGCAAGTAATGATGCCGAATAATATGGCGAGTACGAATCCTTGTTCCCACATTGTTCTTCCTTAGAAGCCAGCGCTCGAACACATCAACGCTAACTGATTCAGCGTTTAAATTGATTTACTTTTTTGGTAGTTCACGGATGTCTTTGGCTCCCCAATGAGGGAAGTGTTTACGAATTAGCGCATTGAGTTCGAGTTCAAATGATGAAAAATGATGTTCTGGGTGAGGAGTTGAACTGACGGTTTTCAGTGTTGAGGCGAGGCAAGCTTTTATCATTCCTGCACCGACTGTGACGTTGGTTAATGGGTCGATAACAATGAAGCCTCCCGTATCCGCACATTCTTGATAGCTATCGACAGGCAAGTTATCAGAGAATTCCCATTCACATAAACCTATTCCATTCAATGGTAATTCTTTTGTTTGATGCTGGGATAGATTATTGATGTTGTACTGATGATCGATATCGGTAACGCGACCGTTCGTTTTTTTGCCTGCAATTTTGATGTCGTAGTTTCGGTCAGTGGCAAGTGGCTGTTCAGTCATCCAAACGACGTTAGCGACGAGTCGGTTACTCAGTGTGATGTTAGCATGTTCTTTTACCAATAAATCACCACGGCTAATGTCAATCTCATCATCGAGTGTGACGGTGATGGCTCGGCCTTTGCTTGCTTGTTGGAGGTCGCCATCAAAAGTGACAATACGGGCTATTGAAGATGTCTTCCCTGATGGAAGTACTTTAACCGCGTCCCCAACGTTTAAGGTGCCTGAAGATACGGTCCCTGAAAAACCGCGAAAGTCTAAATTCGGACGGTTTACATATTGTATCGGTAGGCGAAAATCACTTTCCATTTTCACTTGGTTAATGTCGATGCTTTCTAGCAATTCCAATAGCGATGGCCCGTCGAACCAAGATAAGTGATTATTTTTCAGAACGACGTTGTCTCCCTCAAGTGCAGAGATGGGAATGATATGGATATTGATTTTCCCGTTTAGGTGTTTGGCAAAGGCGAGGTAATCGTTACGAATCGTTTCAAAGCATTGTTGTGAGTATCCGACTAAGTCCATCTTATTGATAGCAACCACAAAGTGCTTAATACCGAGCAGGCTTGCGATAAATGAATGACGTCGGGTTTGATCGAGCACGCCTTTCCTTGCGTCGATAAGGATTACGGCAACCTCACTGGTTGATGCGCCAGTTGCCATATTCCTTGTATATTGCTCATGGCCAGGTGTATCTGCGATGATGAACTTTCTTTTTTGGGTTGAGAAATAACGATACGCCACATCAATGGTGATTCCTTGTTCTCGTTCCGCTTGCAGGCCGTCTACAAGTAATGCTAAATCTGGCCTTTCTCCTGTCGTCCCGACTCGTTGGCTGTCTGAGCGCACAGCAGCGAGCTGATCTTCATAAATTTGCTTTGAGTCATGAAGCAGCCTCCCGATTAATGTACTTTTGCCGTCATCGACAGACCCACAGGTTATAAACCTAAGCATTGATTTGTATTGATGTTGCTTGAGATAGCCGTCAATACCCAGTTCAGCTAATTGAGTTGCTATCGTGCTATTCATTTACTATCCTTAGATTTCTAGCCTTAGTTTTTTAGCCTTAGACTTTCAGAAATAGCCTTGACGCTTTTTGAGTTCCATTGAGCCAGAGTGATCGTGATCAATGGCTCTTCCTTGGCGCTCGCTTGAGGTTGCAACGAGCATTTCTTCAATGACTTCTGTCAGTGTTTTTGCATTAGATTCAATAGCACCGGTCAGTGGGTAGCAACCTAATGTACGAAAACGTACGCTCCTGTGCTGGATGGATTCACCAGGTTTTAGTTTCATGCGATCGTCGTCAATCATAATGAGCATCCCATCGCGTTCAACGACGGGCCGTTTGTCAGCAAGGTATAGGGGTACGATCTCGATATCTTCAAGGTAGATGTATTGCCAAATATCAAGTTCAGTCCAGTTTGATAAAGGGAAAACTCGGATACTTTCTCCTTTGTTGACTTGGCCATTATAAGTTTTCCAGAGCTCAGGACGTTGATTCTTTGGATCCCATGTATGATTTTTATCGCGAAATGAATACACGCGTTCTTTGGCTCTAGATTTTTCCTCATCACGCCTTGCTCCGCCAAAAGCCGCATCAAACCCATATTGATTTAGAGCCTGTTTTAAACCTTGTGTTTTCATGATATCGGTATGCTTCGATGAGCCGTGAACAAAAGGGCTGCACCCCATAGCCAATCCCTCAGGGTTTTTATGGACCAAAAGGTCGAAGCCATATTGTTTGGCAATCCGATCGCGAAAAGCGATCATTTCCTTGAACTTCCAATCAGTGTCCACATGGAGGAGAGGGAATGGAATTTTCCCGGGAAAGAACGCTTTCCTTGCGAGATGTAACATCACCGAAGAGTCTTTCCCGATGGAGTACAGCATCACTGGGTTATCAAATTCAGCAGCGACTTCGCGAATAATATGAATGCTTTCCGCTTCGAGTAGCTGGAGGTGGGTTAGGCGTTGTGGTTCCATACTCTTACATTCCTTGTAAAACTTAACGGCTTGGTCACACCATGTCATCAGATACGCATCATCAACAAATGATTAACTTTGAAATTTACTATTGCCCCTATATAAAGGTGGTTAATAAATATGAAATTAACAAGT encodes the following:
- a CDS encoding acyl-CoA dehydrogenase family protein → MSLVYSQDELMLLESAEGLLGEQSPVSEQRALRDANTDQAYNDELWQSMVEMGWTAIPFAEEYGGLAFGYKGLGAVFTQIGYNLSASPLLSSVVLCGSLIENLGTESQKDQWLTGAISADLRLALASEESHIYDPRTVESTLKSTADGYALNGKKVLVADGVGADGYLVVAKLNSQLRLVYVSASSAGVSVDATKLVDARNMAKVTFDDVVIGEDAVLGNAQQTFSALELSQDLANACLSAEIFGASEALFNMTLEYLRTRKQFDQFIGSFQALQHRAAECFVEIELAKSTLMNALAAIDGAVDEKSRTKAVSLAKWKVNQMADLVTKEAIQMHGGIGVTDELDVGLYLKRIRVAQMHLGDADYHQMRYQSCLDD
- a CDS encoding PEP-CTERM sorting domain-containing protein (PEP-CTERM proteins occur, often in large numbers, in the proteomes of bacteria that also encode an exosortase, a predicted intramembrane cysteine proteinase. The presence of a PEP-CTERM domain at a protein's C-terminus predicts cleavage within the sorting domain, followed by covalent anchoring to some some component of the (usually Gram-negative) cell surface. Many PEP-CTERM proteins exhibit an unusual sequence composition that includes large numbers of potential glycosylation sites. Expression of one such protein has been shown restore the ability of a bacterium to form floc, a type of biofilm.), with the translated sequence MPGSTASDIGLTNVSPSGQVTLWDVDTVSNDCGGGCNLNGLNPSLEAPDGEWELVFSLGSQGFNNIQTFTWTTDDFSLGLDDFGLVGVRAQQQCSGSNTLENGNSDCGGSDKSYGSAGGVTPRNIIPEPTSLFVFGLGLIMVSTLGRRRQH
- a CDS encoding SLC13 family permease; this translates as MWEQGFVLAILFGIITCLLVTKIKPSYIFAGAAFIAFMTGMVELKTIANNFTNPSLLTLVMLILVSCALEKTLLISWVSRNISEGRLGHVIAKMSISTALLSSFTNNTAVVVSMLGAIKRNQQHAPSKLLIPLSYAAIFGGTLTLIGTSTNLIINSFVEDAGLPSLTFFTPTLIGLCILVGGVLVLIPLSYLLPNYDDQGHGELPYFLEARVEPNSNLVGRTISENKLRALRKLFLAEVVRNGVSMPSIGPDFVLQANDRLLFCGEVDSVATLQDIPGLTLFGNQSVNGQNFIEVFVSSSASICQQTLKESRFRDRFDAAVVAIRRGHERLDGGLGNITLEPGDTLILLPGKRFESERKAHRKEFMMVSDLDAGTRLDAKTSTGVLLGFATVIALTLLGIVPIIKGLALYLIALIAFDIIHIADLKRRFPTDIVMIVGSALSIAQWMITSGLSEQMGSLFINTFNGSGVFGALVATYLMTLILTELVTNNAAAALSFPIAYSMAMGYGVDPMPFIMAVLFGASASFISPYGYQTNLLVYSVGNYKLSDYIRMGVPISIVYSILVLTLIPVFFPF
- the cysN gene encoding sulfate adenylyltransferase subunit CysN → MNSTIATQLAELGIDGYLKQHQYKSMLRFITCGSVDDGKSTLIGRLLHDSKQIYEDQLAAVRSDSQRVGTTGERPDLALLVDGLQAEREQGITIDVAYRYFSTQKRKFIIADTPGHEQYTRNMATGASTSEVAVILIDARKGVLDQTRRHSFIASLLGIKHFVVAINKMDLVGYSQQCFETIRNDYLAFAKHLNGKINIHIIPISALEGDNVVLKNNHLSWFDGPSLLELLESIDINQVKMESDFRLPIQYVNRPNLDFRGFSGTVSSGTLNVGDAVKVLPSGKTSSIARIVTFDGDLQQASKGRAITVTLDDEIDISRGDLLVKEHANITLSNRLVANVVWMTEQPLATDRNYDIKIAGKKTNGRVTDIDHQYNINNLSQHQTKELPLNGIGLCEWEFSDNLPVDSYQECADTGGFIVIDPLTNVTVGAGMIKACLASTLKTVSSTPHPEHHFSSFELELNALIRKHFPHWGAKDIRELPKK
- the cysD gene encoding sulfate adenylyltransferase subunit CysD, with protein sequence MEPQRLTHLQLLEAESIHIIREVAAEFDNPVMLYSIGKDSSVMLHLARKAFFPGKIPFPLLHVDTDWKFKEMIAFRDRIAKQYGFDLLVHKNPEGLAMGCSPFVHGSSKHTDIMKTQGLKQALNQYGFDAAFGGARRDEEKSRAKERVYSFRDKNHTWDPKNQRPELWKTYNGQVNKGESIRVFPLSNWTELDIWQYIYLEDIEIVPLYLADKRPVVERDGMLIMIDDDRMKLKPGESIQHRSVRFRTLGCYPLTGAIESNAKTLTEVIEEMLVATSSERQGRAIDHDHSGSMELKKRQGYF